The following proteins are encoded in a genomic region of Xanthomonas cassavae CFBP 4642:
- a CDS encoding DNA polymerase III subunit chi produces the protein MPRADFYLIAKPRFLNEPLRLVCELARKANDANLSTLILARDAQQAEALDDLLWAFDDEAYVPHQIAGTDEEDELAPVLIAPPEFAAPSRPLVINLRDDPYLGACDRVLEVVPADPAAREPLRERWKQYKALGLELTKYDM, from the coding sequence ATGCCCCGTGCCGACTTCTACCTGATCGCCAAGCCGCGCTTCCTCAACGAACCGCTGCGGCTGGTCTGCGAGCTGGCGCGCAAGGCCAACGACGCCAACCTGTCCACACTGATCCTGGCGCGCGATGCGCAGCAGGCCGAAGCGCTGGACGACCTGCTGTGGGCGTTCGACGACGAGGCCTACGTACCGCATCAGATCGCCGGCACCGATGAGGAAGACGAACTGGCACCGGTGCTGATCGCCCCCCCTGAATTCGCCGCGCCGTCGCGCCCGCTGGTGATCAACCTGCGCGACGATCCCTACCTGGGCGCCTGCGACCGCGTCCTGGAAGTGGTGCCTGCCGACCCCGCCGCCCGCGAACCGCTGCGCGAACGCTGGAAGCAGTACAAGGCCCTGGGCCTGGAGCTCACCAAGTACGACATGTGA
- a CDS encoding leucyl aminopeptidase — protein MALQFTLNQDAPASAAVDCIVVGVFADKTLSPAAQALDSASQGRLTALVARGDVGAKTGATTLLHDLPGVTAPRVLVVGLGDAGKFGVAPYLKAVGDATRALKTGPVGTALLTLTELPVKARDSAWNIRQAIIVGDHAAYRYTATLGKKKVDETGLTTLAIAGDDARALAVGIATAEGVEFARELGNLPPNYCTPAYLADTAATFAGTFPGAEAEILDEAQMESLGMGSLLSVARGSANRPRLIVLKWSGGGDARPYVLVGKGITFDTGGVNLKTQGGIEEMKYDMCGGANVIGTFVATVKAELPINLVVVVPAVENAIDGNAYRPSDVITSMSGKTIEVGNTDAEGRLILCDALTYAERFNPEALVDVATLTGACMVALGHQTAGLMSKHDDLANELLGAGEHVFDRAWRLPLWDEYQGLLDSTFADVYNIGGRWGGAITAGCFLSRFTENQRWAHLDIAGVASDEGKRGMATGRPVGLLTQWLLDRAEGGN, from the coding sequence ATGGCCCTGCAATTCACCCTGAACCAAGACGCGCCGGCAAGCGCTGCCGTCGACTGCATCGTGGTTGGCGTGTTCGCCGACAAGACCCTCTCGCCCGCTGCCCAGGCGCTGGACAGCGCCAGCCAGGGCCGTTTGACGGCCCTGGTGGCACGCGGCGATGTGGGTGCCAAGACCGGCGCCACCACCCTGCTGCACGACCTGCCCGGGGTCACCGCCCCGCGCGTGCTGGTAGTGGGGCTGGGCGATGCCGGCAAGTTCGGCGTGGCGCCCTACCTCAAGGCGGTGGGCGACGCGACCCGCGCGCTGAAGACCGGCCCGGTCGGCACCGCCCTGCTCACCTTGACCGAATTGCCGGTCAAGGCGCGCGACAGCGCCTGGAACATCCGCCAGGCCATCATCGTCGGCGACCACGCCGCTTACCGCTACACCGCCACGCTGGGCAAGAAGAAGGTCGACGAGACCGGCCTGACCACGCTGGCGATCGCCGGCGACGACGCCCGTGCACTGGCCGTGGGCATCGCCACCGCGGAAGGTGTGGAGTTCGCCCGCGAGCTGGGCAACCTGCCGCCGAACTACTGCACGCCGGCCTACCTGGCCGACACTGCCGCGACCTTCGCCGGCACGTTCCCCGGCGCCGAGGCCGAGATCCTGGACGAGGCGCAGATGGAGTCGCTGGGCATGGGCTCCCTGCTGTCGGTGGCGCGTGGCTCGGCCAACCGCCCGCGGCTGATCGTGCTGAAGTGGAGCGGCGGCGGCGACGCGCGTCCCTACGTGCTGGTTGGCAAGGGCATCACCTTCGACACCGGCGGCGTCAACCTCAAGACGCAAGGCGGTATCGAGGAAATGAAGTACGACATGTGCGGCGGCGCCAACGTCATCGGCACCTTCGTGGCCACGGTCAAGGCCGAGCTGCCGATCAACCTGGTGGTGGTGGTGCCCGCGGTCGAGAACGCCATCGACGGCAATGCCTATCGCCCCTCCGATGTGATCACCAGCATGTCCGGCAAGACCATCGAAGTCGGCAATACCGACGCCGAAGGTCGCCTGATCCTGTGCGATGCGCTGACCTACGCCGAGCGCTTCAACCCCGAAGCCCTGGTGGACGTGGCCACGCTGACCGGTGCCTGCATGGTGGCGCTGGGCCACCAGACCGCCGGCCTGATGAGCAAGCACGACGACCTGGCCAACGAGCTGCTCGGCGCGGGCGAGCACGTGTTCGACCGCGCCTGGCGCCTGCCGCTGTGGGACGAATACCAGGGCCTGCTGGATTCCACCTTCGCCGACGTCTACAACATCGGCGGCCGCTGGGGCGGCGCCATCACCGCCGGCTGCTTCCTGTCGCGCTTCACCGAGAACCAGCGCTGGGCGCACCTGGACATCGCCGGCGTCGCCAGCGACGAAGGCAAGCGCGGCATGGCGACCGGCCGCCCGGTGGGCCTGCTGACCCAATGGTTGCTGGACCGCGCCGAAGGTGGGAATTGA
- the lptF gene encoding LPS export ABC transporter permease LptF, with protein sequence MPKLDRYLLSDFTQSFLATLIVLLVVSVGGVLVDILGNIADGRIPARLLLSQVGLQFVAYLPIILPLALMLGLLLALARLYRDSEMAVITAIGVGPRRMLRPMLMLVVPVVVIIGLCSLWLGPWASRTAETMLEDANRSVLMAGLESGKFTPLSGGGVVYLTTISADGKGLGKVFLQRQKDDRLDVVTAQRGAMFFEGKTDRYLRLEDGYRIEGPAAGATLDYRLMKFASNDVALPDRTRVHDANDPEVMWTTQLLSDERPAARAQLHERLAPPLLALAFALLTLPLSRSAPRQQRYGRIMLAFLAYMVGTNLMIVGTQWIANGKTPAALGLWWLTLPLLAVAVWAYARDGRVRRPRVRA encoded by the coding sequence ATGCCGAAGCTCGATCGATATCTGCTTAGCGATTTCACCCAGAGCTTCCTGGCCACCTTGATCGTGCTGCTGGTCGTCAGCGTCGGCGGTGTCCTGGTGGATATCCTCGGCAATATCGCCGACGGCCGCATTCCGGCGCGCTTGCTGCTGTCGCAGGTGGGGCTGCAATTCGTCGCCTATCTGCCGATCATCCTGCCACTGGCGCTGATGCTGGGCCTGCTATTGGCGCTGGCAAGGCTGTACCGCGATTCAGAAATGGCCGTCATTACCGCCATTGGTGTGGGCCCCAGGCGCATGCTGCGGCCCATGCTGATGCTGGTGGTGCCGGTGGTCGTGATCATCGGGCTGTGCTCGCTGTGGCTGGGCCCCTGGGCCAGCCGTACCGCCGAAACCATGCTGGAAGACGCCAACCGCAGTGTGCTGATGGCCGGGCTGGAGTCGGGCAAGTTCACCCCGCTCTCCGGCGGTGGCGTGGTCTACCTGACCACCATTTCCGCCGACGGCAAGGGCCTGGGCAAGGTGTTCCTGCAGCGGCAGAAGGACGACCGCCTCGACGTGGTCACCGCCCAGCGCGGCGCGATGTTCTTCGAAGGCAAGACCGACCGCTACCTGCGCCTGGAGGATGGCTACCGCATCGAAGGCCCGGCGGCCGGTGCCACCCTGGACTACCGCCTGATGAAGTTCGCCAGCAACGATGTGGCCTTGCCTGACCGCACCCGGGTGCATGACGCCAACGACCCGGAAGTGATGTGGACTACGCAGCTGCTCTCCGATGAACGCCCGGCCGCACGCGCGCAGCTGCATGAACGGCTGGCACCGCCGCTGCTGGCGCTGGCCTTCGCCTTGCTGACCCTGCCGCTGTCGCGCAGTGCGCCGCGGCAGCAGCGCTACGGCCGGATCATGCTGGCCTTCCTGGCCTACATGGTGGGCACCAATCTGATGATTGTCGGTACCCAGTGGATCGCCAACGGCAAGACTCCGGCTGCGCTGGGCCTATGGTGGCTGACGCTGCCGCTGCTGGCAGTGGCGGTCTGGGCGTATGCGCGCGATGGCCGCGTGCGCCGTCCGAGGGTGCGCGCATGA
- the lptG gene encoding LPS export ABC transporter permease LptG gives MRLMPRVHDWYVGRAVLLTVLLTWTVLLGLDLVNAFASEAKNIGQGSYTFGHVVAYVAYTVPRRAYTLFPTAAVIGALLGLGQLAATSELTALRALGVSRKRMSASVVAAMALLTASMVISGETIGPWAQNQADTLKTSARYNSDMAMARYSGLWAREGDTFLNALSGEEKLLDSGGTALALHDVRLYHLDAAGRMQQLTYAAVAEHRDGRWTLRQVRRDTFQERSVQRETFPELPWQSQLSPAALAAGLAKPRNLSARDLEQSIEYRRRNGLDARDYEDQYWSRWFYPLNVLALCMAAIPFSFGSLRSGGLGKRLFLGILFALGFWLLQLFFSRMAGALKLDYRIAYALPPMVMLGVSAWLFRRRSS, from the coding sequence ATGAGGCTGATGCCGCGGGTGCATGATTGGTACGTCGGCCGTGCGGTGCTGCTCACGGTGTTGCTGACCTGGACGGTGCTGCTGGGGCTGGACCTGGTGAACGCCTTCGCCAGTGAGGCCAAGAATATCGGCCAGGGCAGCTACACGTTCGGCCATGTCGTGGCCTATGTGGCCTACACGGTGCCGCGCCGGGCCTACACCTTGTTTCCCACCGCCGCGGTGATCGGGGCGCTGCTGGGCCTTGGGCAGCTGGCGGCCACATCCGAATTGACCGCACTGCGCGCGCTGGGCGTCTCGCGCAAGCGCATGTCCGCCTCGGTGGTCGCTGCGATGGCCTTGTTGACCGCCAGCATGGTGATCAGCGGCGAGACCATCGGGCCGTGGGCGCAGAACCAGGCCGATACGCTCAAGACCAGTGCCCGTTACAACAGCGACATGGCCATGGCGCGCTATTCCGGTCTATGGGCACGCGAGGGCGACACCTTCCTCAATGCGCTGAGCGGCGAAGAAAAGTTGCTCGACAGCGGCGGCACTGCGCTGGCTCTGCACGATGTACGTCTCTATCACCTTGACGCCGCCGGCAGGATGCAACAGCTGACCTACGCGGCCGTTGCCGAGCATCGTGATGGCCGCTGGACGTTGCGCCAAGTGCGCCGCGACACCTTTCAGGAACGCTCGGTACAACGTGAGACCTTCCCGGAATTGCCCTGGCAATCCCAGCTGAGTCCGGCCGCCCTGGCGGCCGGGCTTGCCAAGCCACGCAACCTATCTGCCCGCGATCTGGAGCAGAGCATCGAGTACCGTCGCCGCAATGGCCTGGATGCGCGCGACTACGAAGATCAGTACTGGAGCCGCTGGTTCTACCCGCTCAATGTACTGGCGCTGTGCATGGCGGCCATTCCGTTCTCGTTCGGTTCGCTGCGTAGCGGCGGCCTGGGTAAGCGCTTGTTCCTGGGCATCCTGTTCGCGCTGGGGTTCTGGCTGCTGCAGCTGTTCTTCAGCCGCATGGCCGGCGCGCTCAAGCTGGATTACCGCATCGCCTACGCGCTGCCACCGATGGTGATGCTGGGCGTCTCGGCGTGGTTGTTCCGGCGACGCAGTAGTTGA
- a CDS encoding RDD family protein — MTSIPAPRAARSPALLGWRILALCYDLWPALALWMLVSTGFTLGFTLAGHPARQNIAPFSAWQWLLWLCCWGVAGLYATVSWRRGGQTLGMRPWRLRLQEPRPTWRQAWTRYAVGTLSLALAGAGFWWAWVDRDRLTWHDRASGTRLQRPLKPGR; from the coding sequence ATGACGTCCATTCCCGCTCCCCGCGCAGCACGCTCACCTGCCCTGCTGGGCTGGCGGATCCTCGCCCTGTGTTACGACCTCTGGCCAGCGCTGGCGCTCTGGATGCTGGTGTCCACCGGATTCACGCTGGGATTTACCCTGGCCGGACACCCCGCACGCCAGAACATCGCTCCCTTCAGCGCCTGGCAGTGGCTGCTGTGGCTGTGCTGCTGGGGGGTGGCAGGTCTCTACGCCACGGTCAGCTGGCGGCGCGGCGGGCAGACCCTGGGCATGCGCCCGTGGCGACTGCGACTACAGGAGCCACGCCCCACCTGGCGGCAGGCCTGGACGCGTTATGCGGTGGGCACGCTGTCGCTGGCCCTGGCCGGCGCCGGATTCTGGTGGGCATGGGTGGACCGCGACCGGCTGACCTGGCATGACCGCGCGAGCGGAACACGGCTGCAGCGGCCACTCAAGCCAGGTCGCTGA
- the xerD gene encoding site-specific tyrosine recombinase XerD: MSASSPTERRQLARQLPPLQAADAAAIERFLDRFWAENGVARQTLESYRRDLEGLARWRDGAGGGLSGMQRPALFDYLRWRTEARYCPRSNARLLSTLRAFYGRLLRDGVRSDDPTVLLDPPRLPRSLPKALTETQIDALLAAPDVQTPLGLRDRAMLELMYAAGLRVSELVNLPAVGVNLRQGVLRVTGKGSKERLVPLGEESQHWLERYLREARPLLAGNKAVPAADGQVPLFIDAARQPPSRQQFWALVKRHAALAGIDPATVSPHGLRHSFATHLLNHGADLRALQMLLGHSSLSTTQIYTLVARQHLQTLHARHHPRG; this comes from the coding sequence ATGTCTGCCAGCAGCCCCACCGAACGTCGACAACTCGCCCGGCAACTGCCGCCCTTGCAGGCGGCCGATGCGGCGGCCATCGAGCGTTTCCTGGACCGTTTCTGGGCCGAAAACGGCGTGGCGCGACAGACGCTGGAGAGCTACCGGCGCGATCTGGAAGGGCTGGCGCGTTGGCGCGATGGTGCGGGCGGTGGCCTGTCAGGGATGCAGCGTCCGGCCTTGTTCGACTACCTGCGCTGGCGCACCGAGGCGCGTTATTGCCCGCGCAGCAATGCCCGGCTGTTATCCACCTTGCGCGCCTTCTATGGGCGGTTGCTGCGCGATGGCGTGCGCAGCGACGATCCCACCGTTTTGCTGGACCCTCCGCGCCTGCCACGCTCGCTGCCCAAGGCGCTGACCGAAACCCAGATCGATGCCTTGCTGGCGGCACCGGATGTGCAGACGCCGCTGGGGCTGCGCGACCGCGCCATGCTTGAATTGATGTATGCGGCCGGGTTGCGCGTGAGTGAACTGGTCAATTTGCCGGCGGTGGGGGTCAACCTGCGGCAGGGCGTCCTGCGCGTCACCGGCAAGGGCAGCAAGGAACGTCTGGTACCACTGGGCGAGGAGTCCCAGCACTGGCTGGAGCGCTATCTGCGCGAGGCGCGCCCGCTGCTTGCCGGCAACAAGGCGGTACCCGCGGCGGATGGGCAGGTGCCATTGTTCATCGACGCGGCGCGCCAGCCGCCCAGCCGTCAGCAGTTCTGGGCGCTGGTCAAGCGCCACGCGGCGCTGGCCGGCATCGATCCGGCCACGGTCAGCCCGCATGGCCTTCGCCACAGCTTCGCCACCCATCTGCTCAATCACGGCGCCGACCTGCGCGCGCTGCAGATGCTGCTGGGCCACAGCTCCCTCTCGACCACCCAGATCTACACGCTGGTGGCGCGTCAGCACCTGCAGACGCTGCATGCCCGGCATCATCCGCGCGGCTGA
- a CDS encoding DsbC family protein, which produces MYRLAIAALLGALSLTACAQSSQPAASNAGAKPAAAPAAAASGNVDQRVGNALKALDPDFKPDYIGAAPFPGFREVVVGGQVLYVSDDGRYLIQAQPFDIQNKQFAASPGLLAYRRKQLETVPKADRIVFAPANPKYTVTVFTDVECGYCRKLHSEIGELNKQGIAVEYLAFPRMGLGSQDHKEMIAVWCAADRKQALTAAKSGQPVASKDCKNPVSMEYTLGQRLGVNGTPAIFAPDGTQLGGYLPPAQLREALEKRAVTTAGGSR; this is translated from the coding sequence ATGTATCGTCTTGCCATCGCCGCACTGCTGGGCGCACTCAGCCTCACTGCCTGCGCGCAATCCTCGCAGCCTGCGGCAAGCAATGCCGGCGCCAAGCCCGCTGCCGCTCCTGCCGCCGCTGCGTCGGGAAATGTCGACCAGCGTGTGGGTAATGCGCTGAAAGCGCTGGATCCGGACTTCAAGCCGGACTATATCGGCGCCGCGCCGTTCCCCGGGTTCCGCGAAGTGGTGGTCGGCGGGCAGGTGCTGTACGTCAGCGACGACGGCCGCTACCTGATCCAGGCGCAGCCGTTCGACATCCAGAACAAGCAGTTCGCAGCCAGCCCGGGCCTGCTGGCTTACCGTCGCAAGCAGCTGGAGACGGTGCCCAAGGCCGACCGCATCGTGTTCGCGCCGGCCAACCCGAAGTACACCGTGACCGTTTTCACCGATGTGGAATGCGGCTATTGCCGCAAGCTGCACAGCGAGATCGGCGAGCTCAACAAGCAGGGGATCGCGGTCGAATATCTGGCGTTTCCGCGCATGGGCCTGGGCAGCCAGGACCATAAGGAAATGATCGCGGTATGGTGCGCCGCCGACCGCAAGCAGGCACTGACGGCGGCCAAGTCCGGCCAGCCGGTGGCTTCCAAGGATTGCAAGAACCCGGTATCGATGGAATACACGCTGGGTCAGCGCCTGGGCGTCAACGGGACCCCGGCGATCTTTGCCCCCGACGGCACCCAGCTCGGCGGCTACCTGCCGCCGGCGCAGCTGCGTGAAGCGCTGGAAAAGCGCGCCGTCACCACGGCGGGCGGCAGCCGCTGA
- the purL gene encoding phosphoribosylformylglycinamidine synthase has translation MMVLEGASALSPFRRARLETRLQTLVPALRISGAWHVYFIRAEAGQSPDQATLQRILQAAADPAPRAEDASSRYVVPRLGTLSPWSSKATELVRGAGQPIQRVERGTRIDLAGWPEDPAVQAAVARLLHDPMTQSLLGSTAAGEALFSVPDPGQLQRVPLDALEQANRDLGLALAQDEIDYLRERFAALGRDPADVELMMFAQANSEHCRHKIFNASWTIDGKPQERSLFRMIKHTHQQTPQHTLSAYSDNAAVVEGVPAARYRPDPASGQYRSEAVLPSAFAIKVETHNHPTAIAPFPGAATGAGGEIRDEGATGRGGKPKAGLTGFSVSHLRIPTLPQPWEAPRALNTRMAPALDIMLDGPLGGAAFNNEFGRPNLLGYFRSFELAEGPGLTRGYDKPIMLAGGLGAIDRNQVEKLRLQPGDAVIVLGGPAMLIGLGGGAASSVAAGDSAEALDFASVQRENPEMERRCQEVIDRCVALGTDNPIRWFHDVGAGGLSNAIPELLHDSGVGGIIDLGRVLSDDPSLSPLELWCNESQERYVLGVPQARLEEFAAICARERCPFAAVGVATEEERLVVGYGVFDSGIGDSGFEIRNGALSDAESAPASNQSPIPTPESQIPIDLPMDVLFGKAPKMHRDAVHPAAPQWPALQTAGLDLQQAGLRVLAHPTVASKSFLVTIGDRSVGGLTAREQMIGPWQLPLADCAITLAGFETFEGEAMSIGERAPLALLNAAASARMAVGEAITNLCAAPVQTLASIKLSANWMAAAGHAGEDALLYDAVRAVGMELCPALELSIPVGKDSLSMQAQWVEAGIRDSAFGIGETPETSAVANPQSPISNPIAHKSVSPVSLIISAFAPVSDVRTQLTPLLRNDEESELWLIGLGGGKQRLGGSVLAQVYADASALPAFGGEVPDLDDAQRLRSFFELIRDARDSGLLLAYHDRSDGGAFAALCEMAFASRQGLDITLDAWGDDAFRSLFNEELGAVVQIASEDRAAFADLVERHALTECAQRIARPTGTPRIRVSGQGRVLAEWRWDALFDAWWSVTHAMQKLRDNPDSADEERALARDFQAPGLRPKLVFNPSEDVAAPFVATGARPKVAILREQGVNGQIEMAYNFERAGFRAFDVHMSDLIAGRVDLAQFAGFAACGGFSYGDVLGAGRGWATSILERSALRDAFAAFFARSDTFALGVCNGCQMLSQLKDIIPGAEHWPRFLRNRSEQFEARTALLEVVESPSIFLRGMAGSRIPVAVAHGEGRAEFETAVDQAAARVALRFIDGNGAVASQYPLNPNGSPDGVTGLTSTEGRATILMPHPERTPRTVNLSWHPAEWGEESPWLRMFRNARVWCG, from the coding sequence ATGATGGTCCTTGAGGGCGCTTCCGCCCTTTCGCCGTTCCGCCGCGCTCGGCTCGAAACCCGCCTGCAAACCCTCGTTCCTGCGCTGCGCATCTCCGGCGCCTGGCACGTCTACTTCATTCGCGCCGAGGCAGGGCAATCGCCCGATCAGGCCACCTTGCAGCGGATCCTGCAGGCCGCCGCAGACCCGGCGCCGCGCGCCGAGGACGCCTCTTCGCGCTACGTCGTGCCGCGCCTGGGCACGCTGTCGCCGTGGTCGAGCAAGGCCACCGAACTGGTGCGCGGGGCCGGTCAGCCGATCCAGCGCGTGGAGCGCGGTACCCGCATCGATCTGGCCGGCTGGCCGGAGGACCCTGCCGTGCAAGCCGCGGTGGCCAGGCTGCTGCACGACCCGATGACGCAGTCGCTGCTGGGCTCGACCGCCGCGGGCGAAGCGTTGTTCAGCGTGCCCGACCCGGGCCAGCTGCAGCGCGTGCCGCTGGACGCGCTGGAACAGGCCAACCGCGACCTGGGACTGGCGCTGGCGCAGGACGAGATCGACTACCTGCGCGAACGCTTCGCCGCCCTGGGCCGCGACCCGGCCGATGTCGAGCTGATGATGTTCGCGCAGGCCAACTCCGAGCACTGCCGGCACAAGATCTTCAACGCCAGCTGGACCATCGACGGCAAGCCGCAGGAACGCTCGCTGTTCCGCATGATCAAGCACACCCACCAGCAGACCCCGCAGCACACCTTGTCGGCGTACAGCGACAACGCGGCGGTGGTGGAAGGCGTGCCGGCCGCGCGCTACCGCCCGGACCCGGCCAGCGGGCAATACCGCAGCGAAGCGGTGCTGCCGTCGGCATTTGCGATCAAGGTGGAAACGCATAACCACCCGACCGCGATCGCGCCGTTTCCCGGCGCGGCCACCGGCGCCGGCGGCGAGATCCGCGACGAAGGCGCCACCGGTCGCGGCGGCAAGCCCAAGGCCGGCCTGACCGGATTTTCGGTCTCGCATCTGCGCATTCCGACCCTGCCGCAGCCGTGGGAAGCGCCGCGCGCGCTGAACACGCGCATGGCGCCGGCGCTGGACATCATGCTCGACGGCCCACTCGGCGGTGCCGCGTTCAACAACGAATTCGGCCGCCCGAACCTGCTCGGGTATTTCCGCAGTTTCGAGCTGGCCGAAGGCCCGGGCCTGACCCGCGGCTACGACAAGCCGATCATGCTGGCCGGCGGCCTGGGCGCGATCGATCGCAACCAGGTGGAAAAGCTGCGCCTGCAGCCGGGCGATGCGGTGATCGTGCTGGGCGGCCCGGCGATGCTGATCGGCCTGGGTGGCGGTGCGGCCAGTTCGGTGGCAGCCGGGGACAGTGCCGAAGCGCTGGATTTCGCCAGCGTGCAGCGCGAGAACCCGGAGATGGAACGCCGCTGCCAGGAGGTCATCGACCGCTGCGTGGCGCTGGGTACCGACAACCCGATCCGCTGGTTCCACGACGTGGGCGCGGGCGGCCTGTCCAACGCCATCCCCGAACTGCTGCACGACTCGGGCGTGGGCGGCATCATCGACCTGGGCCGCGTGCTCAGCGACGACCCGTCGCTGTCGCCGCTGGAACTGTGGTGCAACGAATCGCAGGAACGCTACGTGCTCGGCGTACCGCAGGCACGCCTGGAGGAATTCGCCGCCATCTGCGCCCGCGAGCGCTGCCCGTTCGCCGCCGTCGGCGTGGCGACGGAAGAGGAGCGGTTGGTGGTGGGGTATGGAGTCTTCGACTCCGGGATTGGAGATTCGGGATTCGAGATTCGCAATGGCGCTCTCTCGGATGCTGAAAGCGCTCCTGCTTCTAACCAATCCCCAATCCCGACTCCCGAATCCCAGATCCCAATCGATCTGCCGATGGATGTGCTGTTCGGCAAGGCGCCGAAGATGCATCGCGATGCGGTGCATCCGGCCGCGCCGCAGTGGCCGGCGCTGCAGACCGCCGGGCTGGACCTGCAGCAGGCCGGGTTGCGCGTGCTGGCGCATCCCACGGTGGCGTCCAAGAGCTTTCTGGTCACCATCGGCGACCGCAGCGTGGGCGGGCTGACCGCGCGCGAGCAGATGATCGGGCCGTGGCAGCTGCCGCTGGCCGATTGCGCGATCACCCTGGCCGGGTTCGAGACCTTCGAAGGCGAGGCGATGTCGATCGGCGAGCGCGCCCCGCTGGCGCTGTTGAACGCTGCCGCCTCGGCGCGCATGGCCGTGGGCGAGGCGATCACCAACCTGTGCGCGGCACCGGTGCAGACCCTGGCCAGCATCAAACTCTCGGCCAACTGGATGGCCGCTGCCGGTCATGCCGGCGAAGACGCACTGCTGTACGACGCGGTGCGCGCAGTCGGCATGGAACTGTGCCCGGCGCTGGAGCTGAGCATTCCGGTGGGCAAGGACTCGCTGTCGATGCAGGCGCAGTGGGTTGAAGCCGGGATTCGGGATTCGGCATTCGGGATTGGCGAAACACCGGAGACCTCCGCTGTTGCGAATCCCCAATCTCCAATCTCCAATCCCATCGCTCACAAGAGCGTTTCGCCGGTCTCGCTGATCATCAGTGCCTTTGCGCCGGTGAGCGATGTCCGCACGCAGCTCACGCCGTTGCTGCGCAATGATGAAGAAAGCGAGCTGTGGTTGATCGGGCTCGGTGGCGGCAAGCAGCGTCTGGGTGGGTCGGTGCTGGCGCAGGTCTATGCCGACGCTTCGGCGCTGCCGGCATTCGGCGGCGAAGTACCGGATCTGGACGATGCGCAGCGGCTGCGCAGCTTCTTCGAATTGATCCGCGACGCGCGCGACAGCGGGCTGTTGCTGGCGTATCACGATCGCAGCGATGGCGGTGCGTTTGCCGCGTTGTGCGAGATGGCGTTCGCGTCGCGGCAGGGGCTGGATATCACGCTGGATGCGTGGGGCGACGATGCGTTCCGCAGCCTGTTCAACGAAGAATTGGGTGCGGTGGTGCAGATCGCCAGCGAAGACCGCGCCGCGTTCGCCGATCTGGTCGAGCGCCACGCATTGACCGAGTGTGCGCAACGTATTGCACGCCCTACCGGCACGCCGCGCATCCGCGTGAGCGGGCAGGGCCGGGTGCTGGCCGAATGGCGTTGGGACGCACTGTTCGATGCCTGGTGGTCGGTCACCCACGCCATGCAGAAGCTGCGCGACAACCCTGACAGCGCCGACGAAGAGCGCGCGCTGGCGCGGGATTTCCAGGCGCCCGGCCTGCGGCCGAAGCTGGTGTTCAACCCGTCCGAAGACGTGGCTGCGCCCTTCGTGGCCACCGGTGCGCGGCCCAAGGTGGCAATCCTGCGCGAGCAGGGCGTCAACGGGCAGATCGAGATGGCCTACAACTTCGAACGCGCCGGCTTCCGTGCGTTCGACGTGCACATGAGCGACCTGATCGCCGGGCGCGTGGATCTGGCGCAGTTCGCCGGCTTCGCGGCCTGCGGCGGCTTCAGCTACGGCGACGTGCTGGGAGCCGGCCGCGGCTGGGCCACCTCGATCCTGGAGCGTTCGGCCTTGCGCGATGCGTTCGCCGCGTTCTTTGCGCGCAGCGATACGTTTGCGCTGGGCGTGTGCAATGGCTGCCAGATGCTCAGCCAGCTCAAGGACATCATTCCCGGCGCCGAGCACTGGCCGCGCTTTTTGCGCAACCGCAGCGAACAGTTCGAAGCGCGCACTGCGTTGCTAGAAGTGGTGGAGTCGCCGTCGATCTTCCTGCGCGGCATGGCCGGTTCGCGGATCCCGGTCGCGGTGGCACATGGCGAAGGCCGTGCGGAGTTCGAGACCGCCGTGGACCAGGCGGCTGCACGGGTGGCGCTGCGTTTCATCGACGGCAACGGCGCGGTGGCATCGCAGTACCCGCTCAATCCGAACGGCTCGCCGGACGGCGTCACCGGCCTGACCAGTACCGAGGGCCGCGCCACCATCCTGATGCCGCATCCCGAGCGCACCCCGCGCACGGTGAACCTGAGTTGGCATCCGGCGGAATGGGGCGAGGAGTCGCCCTGGCTGCGGATGTTCCGCAACGCGCGCGTCTGGTGCGGTTGA